In a single window of the Zingiber officinale cultivar Zhangliang unplaced genomic scaffold, Zo_v1.1 ctg132, whole genome shotgun sequence genome:
- the LOC122036069 gene encoding protein LURP-one-related 8-like yields MAKVHPNMEAYNCIGADVEVYSDDRKDGRVLTVWRKSLLFSCSGFTVFDNEGNLVFRVDNYGSGRAGEIVLMDAAGKPLLTVRRKKLSLGEKWKIYDGEGADDPVYSVKKRYAKAALAHVAACRRHGSGGGGRYEVEGSYSNRSCTMYDEHRRAVAEVRRKEAVGGVGFGDDVYRLVVRAAADACFAMAVVVVLDQMFGSRVSLIKG; encoded by the exons ATGGCGAAGGTTCACCCCAACATGGAAGCATATAATTGCATCGGCGCCGACGTCGAGGTCTACAGCGACGACCGGAAGGATGGGAGGGTGTTGACGGTGTGGAGGAAGTCTCTGCTCTTCAGTTGCAGCGGCTTCACGGTTTTTGATAACGAGGGCAATTTGGTCTTTCGAGTCGATAACTACGGATCCGGCCGCGCCGGCGAGATCGTGCTCATGGACGCCGCCGGGAAGCCCCTGCTCACCGTCCGGCGAAAG AAGCTGAGTCTCGGTGAGAAGTGGAAGATATACGACGGCGAGGGAGCCGACGACCCCGTTTACTCCGTCAAGAAGCGCTACGCCAAGGCGGCACTCGCTCACGTAGCGGCTTGCCGGCGGCACGGCAGCGGCGGAGGCGGCCGCTACGAGGTGGAGGGGTCGTACTCCAATCGGAGCTGCACGATGTACGACGAGCATCGGCGGGCGGTAGCGGAGGTACGGCGGAAGGAGGCCGTCGGCGGGGTGGGATTCGGAGACGACGTGTACCGGCTGGTGGTGCGAGCGGCGGCTGACGCATGCTTCGCGATGGCCGTGGTCGTCGTCCTCGACCAGATGTTCGGATCCAGAGTGTCTCTGATCAAAGGCTGA